A section of the Malania oleifera isolate guangnan ecotype guangnan chromosome 2, ASM2987363v1, whole genome shotgun sequence genome encodes:
- the LOC131149629 gene encoding protein CNGC15b, with protein MADDKSRSVRFQEDIELSKLPIMNGDGVFKVKYKIDGSRIHKPSTKKPDIMVPERTGRSLRAKVLSRVFSEDYKTVNKRILDPRGQSIRRWNKLFLVACLVSLFVDPLFLYLPMVKMDACIDIGMPLEVILTVIRSIADVFYIIQIFVRFRTAYIAPSSRVFGRGELVIDPSKIALRYLRKGFWIDLIAALPLPQVLIWATIPNLSGSTMTNTKNVLRFIVIFQYLPRLFLIFPLSAQIVKASGVITVTAWAGAAYNLVLYMLASHVLGACWYLLSVERQEACWRAVCDADKSTCWDGFFDCDRVNDSHREAWIQSSNVTNLCDPSSGFYEFGIFGDASTYGVTSSGFFNKYFYCLWWGLKNLSSLGQGLSTSTYISEIIFAIVIATLGLVLFALLIGNMQTYLQSTTVRLEEWRIKRTDTEQWMRHRQLPPELKQSVRKYDQYKWVATRGVDEESLLKGLPMDLRRDIKRHLCLDLVRRVPLFDQMDERMLDAICERLKPALCTEGTFLVREGDPVNEMLFIIRGHLDSYTTNGGRTGFFNSCRIGPGDFCGEELLTWALEPRPSIILPSSTRTVKAISEVEAFALRAEDLKFVASQFRRLHSKQLRHKFRFYSHQWRTWAACFIQAAWRRHKKRKGAAMLQARKNPSFKLSDAAMAQPDSGFAAYAASRRGGSKHLGSDTGGVSSLQKPDEPDFSVDEE; from the exons ATGGCTGATGACAAATCAAGATCTGTAAG GTTTCAAGAAGATATTGAGTTGTCCAAGTTGCCAATAATGAATGGAGATGGCGTATTTAAGGTTAAGTACAAAATTGATGGATCCCGGATACACAAACCAAGCACCAAGAAGCCGGATATAATGGTGCCTGAGAGGACCGGAAGATCTTTGAGGGCTAAAGTTTTGTCAAGAGTCTTCTCTGAGGACTATAAGACAGTGAACAAAAGGATATTGGATCCTCGGGGACAATCCATTCGTCGATGGAACAAGCTTTTCCTAGTGGCATGTTTAGTGTCTTTGTTCGTAGATCCTCTCTTCCTTTACTTGCCAATGGTCAAGATGGATGCGTGCATAGATATTGGAATGCCCCTTGAAGTTATCCTCACAGTAATTCGATCAATAGCCGATGTGTTTTACATAATTCAGATTTTTGTTCGGTTTCGCACTGCTTATATTGCGCCTTCTTCTCGGGTATTTGGGAGAGGAGAGCTTGTCATAGACCCTTCAAAGATTGCATTAAGGTACCTGCGCAAGGGATTTTGGATTGACCTTATTGCAGCCCTGCCACTTCCTCAA GTGTTAATTTGGGCTACTATTCCGAATTTAAGTGGCTCGACAATGACAAACACAAAGAATGTGCTCCGATTCATTGTCATATTTCAGTACCTTCCGAgactttttcttatttttccacTCTCAGCCCAGATTGTCAAGGCCTCTGGGGTTATTACAGTAACAGCATGGGCTGGGGCTGCTTATAACCTTGTACTCTATATGTTGGCAAGCCAT GTTTTAGGAGCTTGCTGGTACCTTCTGTCAGTAGAGAGACAAGAAGCTTGCTGGAGAGCAGTGTGTGATGCTGATAAGTCGACTTGCTGGGATGGGTTCTTCGATTGTGACAGGGTAAATGACTCCCATAGGGAAGCATGGATCCAATCCAGTAATGTCACAAATCTATGTGATCCAAGCAGTGgattttatgaatttggtatattTGGTGATGCATCGACATACGGCGTCACATCCTCAGGGTTCTTCAACAAGTACTTTTACTGTCTTTGGTGGGGCTTGAAGAACTTGAG CTCTTTAGGACAAGGTCTTTCCACGAGCACATACATTAGCGAAATCATTTTCGCCATTGTAATTGCTACTCTTGGGTTGGTTCTTTTTGCTTTGCTCATTGGGAATATGCAG ACATACCTACAATCCACAACAGTTCGATTAGAAGAATGGAGAATCAAGAGGACAGACACAGAACAATGGATGCGTCACCGGCAGCTACCTCCAGAACTAAAGCAGTCAGTACGGAAATATGATCAATATAAGTGGGTGGCTACTCGAGGAGTTGATGAGGAATCGCTCCTCAAAGGGCTTCCTATGGATCTCCGTAGAGACATAAAGCGCCACCTTTGCCTTGATCTTGTTCGACGA GTTCCTCTTTTTGATCAAATGGACGAGCGGATGCTGGACGCAATATGCGAGAGGCTTAAACCGGCTTTATGCACTGAAGGCACGTTCCTAGTGCGCGAAGGTGACCCTGTCAACGAAATGCTCTTCATAATCCGCGGCCACCTTGATTCATACACGACAAATGGCGGTCGCACAGGGTTCTTCAACTCGTGCCGCATTGGCCCTGGTGACTTCTGTGGGGAAGAACTTCTTACATGGGCTCTCGAGCCACGCCCAAGTATCATCCTTCCATCATCCACTCGCACAGTGAAGGCCATTTCTGAAGTAGAGGCATTTGCTCTCAGAGCAGAGGACTTGAAGTTTGTAGCTTCACAGTTCCGGAGACTACACAGCAAGCAGCTCAGGCACAAGTTCCGGTTTTATTCACACCAATGGCGAACATGGGCTGCCTGTTTCATACAAGCAGCGTGGCGCCGTCACAAAAAACGGAAGGGTGCTGCTATGCTGCAGGCGAGGAAGAATCCATCGTTCAAACTATCAGACGCGGCTATGGCCCAACCAGATTCAGGCTTTGCGGCATATGCAGCAAGCAGGAGGGGTGGTAGCAAGCATTTGGGTTCGGATACTGGCGGTGTTAGCTCATTGCAGAAGCCAGATGAACCCGATTTTTCAGTGGACGAGGAATGA